A window from Methylococcus mesophilus encodes these proteins:
- a CDS encoding b(o/a)3-type cytochrome-c oxidase subunit 1 produces MNDATTTRLTLFNFWVAFGAFGLACFFGMYQVLERSGLFAFLQSPAVYFASVSTHGVLMAFVLTTFFIMGFGYYTAVHSLRQPVWNPRLAWTGYGVCVVGVVLAAVPLLLGKASVLYTFYPPIQANVFFYLGATLLVVGSWFWCAIMLVMLARWKKDHSGETVPLPMFATAANALLWLWTSVGVALESVFQLLPWALGLTDTIDVGLARTLFAWTLHPIVYFWLIPAYIALYCYVPQAAGGKLFSELLARTAFVLILVLGLPIGFHHLYMDPEQGAGWKFLHMVGTFAVAIPTLLTGFTVIASLEMAGRRQGGAGLFGWIGALPWKNPMVLAAILSLLMLVLGGFGGIVNASYAMNAMVHNTAWVPGHFHLIFAGTVVTMYLAVAYKLWPELCGRKLYSGDLALVQLWGWFIGMVVMTTPWHILGLLGQPRRISAVQYNSVLTLSWDPYESLMVIGGFILLISACQFVYILYKTQTAGEKLEAEPAAADDAVRPTPAWLNGFTLWNRVILVLMVLSYGYPILQFFVLKTYNPSAWGY; encoded by the coding sequence ATGAACGATGCAACCACGACCCGCCTCACGCTCTTCAATTTCTGGGTGGCCTTCGGGGCATTCGGCCTGGCCTGCTTCTTCGGCATGTACCAGGTTCTGGAGCGCAGCGGACTGTTCGCCTTTCTGCAGTCGCCCGCCGTCTATTTCGCCTCGGTCAGCACCCATGGGGTGCTGATGGCCTTCGTGCTGACGACCTTCTTCATCATGGGCTTCGGCTATTACACGGCGGTGCACAGCCTCCGCCAGCCGGTGTGGAATCCGCGGCTGGCCTGGACCGGCTACGGGGTCTGTGTGGTCGGGGTGGTGCTGGCGGCGGTCCCGCTGCTGCTCGGCAAGGCCTCGGTGCTGTATACGTTCTATCCGCCGATCCAGGCCAACGTCTTTTTCTACCTGGGGGCGACTCTGCTGGTGGTGGGCTCGTGGTTCTGGTGCGCGATCATGCTGGTCATGCTTGCCCGCTGGAAGAAGGACCATTCCGGCGAAACGGTGCCGTTGCCCATGTTCGCGACCGCCGCCAACGCTCTGCTGTGGTTGTGGACCAGTGTCGGTGTGGCCCTGGAATCGGTCTTCCAACTGCTGCCGTGGGCGCTTGGCTTGACCGATACCATCGACGTCGGTCTGGCGCGCACCCTGTTCGCCTGGACCCTGCACCCGATCGTGTATTTCTGGCTGATCCCAGCCTACATCGCGCTGTACTGCTACGTGCCGCAGGCCGCCGGCGGCAAGCTGTTCAGCGAGCTGCTGGCGCGCACGGCGTTCGTGCTGATTCTGGTGCTGGGTTTGCCCATCGGCTTTCACCATCTGTACATGGACCCCGAGCAGGGCGCGGGCTGGAAATTCCTGCACATGGTCGGCACCTTCGCCGTCGCCATTCCCACTCTGCTGACCGGCTTCACCGTCATCGCCTCGCTGGAGATGGCCGGGCGCAGGCAGGGCGGTGCCGGGCTGTTCGGCTGGATCGGCGCGCTGCCGTGGAAAAACCCGATGGTGCTGGCGGCGATCCTGTCCCTGCTCATGCTGGTGCTGGGCGGCTTCGGCGGCATCGTCAATGCCAGCTATGCCATGAACGCCATGGTGCACAACACCGCCTGGGTGCCCGGCCATTTCCACCTGATCTTCGCCGGCACGGTGGTCACCATGTATCTCGCCGTCGCCTACAAGCTGTGGCCGGAACTGTGCGGACGCAAGCTGTATTCCGGGGATCTGGCCCTGGTGCAGTTATGGGGCTGGTTCATCGGCATGGTCGTCATGACTACGCCCTGGCATATCCTGGGCTTGCTGGGCCAGCCGCGCCGCATCTCGGCGGTGCAGTACAACAGCGTCCTCACCCTGTCCTGGGACCCTTACGAGTCGCTGATGGTCATCGGCGGTTTCATCCTGCTGATTTCCGCCTGCCAGTTCGTCTACATCCTGTACAAGACCCAGACCGCCGGGGAAAAGCTGGAAGCCGAGCCGGCAGCGGCGGATGATGCCGTTCGGCCGACCCCCGCCTGGCTGAACGGGTTCACCCTGTGGAACAGGGTGATTCTGGTGTTGATGGTATTGAGCTACGGCTATCCCATCCTGCAGTTCTTCGTCTTGAAAACCTACAATCCGAGCGCTTGGGGATACTGA
- a CDS encoding HPP family protein gives MQIKRLKFPRLWRPEPFPTSFPEQFRSALAAGLAIFLIGLISSRFIEGGGLKTLMASMGASAVILFVVPHSPMARPWSLVGGHLISGLIGILCARWVPDTWPAAALAVGLAIFAMQLARCLHPPGGASALIPVLGDAGIRALGFQFLLTPLALNVAVILLASRFYDRWVHAARPAPNTEPHPPSPLERIGIRAEDFHAALQDVGVFVDVSADELSDIYHFAASRAFRRTFGETTCACIMTPQPLTAEFGDDLEPVWQLMQREGVRALPVVDRGRHVIGMVTLKDFFRHARADSFDSLSARLKVLLLPSPRVTSTKPEVVGQIMTAPAITARQDVHIAELARLLCEHGIHQVPIVDERGKLVGLVTQTDLIAALYRSIPAGFAGPGLAMAS, from the coding sequence TTCCGCTCCGCGCTGGCGGCGGGGCTGGCGATCTTCCTGATCGGCCTGATCAGCAGCCGGTTCATCGAGGGGGGCGGCTTGAAGACCCTGATGGCCTCGATGGGAGCTTCGGCGGTGATTCTGTTCGTGGTGCCGCACAGTCCCATGGCGCGGCCCTGGTCCCTCGTCGGCGGACACTTGATTTCCGGCCTGATCGGCATCCTGTGCGCCCGCTGGGTACCGGACACCTGGCCGGCGGCGGCGCTGGCGGTGGGCTTGGCCATATTCGCCATGCAACTCGCGCGCTGTCTGCATCCGCCGGGCGGTGCGTCCGCCTTGATCCCGGTGCTGGGGGACGCCGGCATCCGAGCGCTGGGGTTCCAGTTCCTGCTGACGCCACTGGCGCTGAACGTCGCGGTGATCCTGCTGGCATCCCGGTTTTACGACCGCTGGGTGCATGCCGCCAGACCCGCTCCCAACACCGAGCCGCATCCGCCCAGCCCGCTGGAGCGCATCGGCATCCGCGCCGAGGATTTCCATGCGGCCCTGCAGGACGTCGGGGTATTCGTCGACGTCAGCGCCGACGAACTGAGCGACATCTACCACTTCGCCGCCAGCCGGGCCTTCCGCCGCACCTTCGGCGAGACCACGTGCGCTTGCATCATGACGCCCCAGCCCCTGACCGCCGAGTTCGGCGACGATCTGGAGCCGGTCTGGCAGCTGATGCAGCGCGAAGGCGTCCGGGCCTTGCCGGTGGTGGACCGGGGGCGGCATGTCATCGGCATGGTCACGCTCAAGGACTTCTTCCGTCACGCCCGCGCCGACAGCTTCGATAGCCTGAGCGCGAGGCTGAAAGTGCTCCTGCTGCCCTCGCCTCGGGTGACCTCGACCAAGCCGGAGGTCGTAGGCCAGATCATGACCGCGCCCGCCATTACCGCCCGCCAGGATGTGCATATCGCCGAACTGGCTCGGCTGTTGTGCGAACACGGCATCCACCAGGTACCCATCGTCGACGAGCGCGGCAAGCTGGTCGGTCTGGTGACGCAGACCGATTTGATCGCAGCCTTGTACCGCAGCATCCCGGCCGGGTTCGCCGGCCCGGGCTTGGCGATGGCCTCATGA
- a CDS encoding c-type cytochrome — MKAILLATIGMTLAAGAEAEPSSKVAWTPAALDFVKKGDADRGKALSAPCAGCHNGTGTNPNLNGQLPTYFYRQLQDYKNGNRQDPATIMNSMASALSDQDMADLAAWYGKQAPMLGAGGAADATGIAQRGEGRRMEPACSSCHGGEGQGEKVDTPRLAGQSAAYLEATLLAYKSGQRANDIYSRMRLIAGKLSDAEIRQLAAYYAKLK, encoded by the coding sequence ATGAAAGCCATTCTACTCGCGACGATCGGGATGACGCTGGCGGCCGGCGCCGAAGCCGAGCCTTCCAGCAAGGTGGCCTGGACTCCGGCGGCGCTCGACTTCGTCAAGAAGGGCGACGCCGACCGCGGCAAGGCGCTGTCCGCCCCTTGCGCCGGTTGCCACAACGGCACCGGTACCAATCCCAACCTGAACGGCCAGTTGCCGACCTACTTTTACCGCCAGCTGCAGGACTACAAGAACGGAAACCGACAGGACCCGGCCACGATCATGAACTCCATGGCATCGGCCTTGAGCGACCAGGACATGGCCGACCTGGCCGCCTGGTACGGCAAACAGGCGCCGATGCTCGGTGCCGGCGGAGCGGCGGATGCCACCGGCATCGCCCAACGCGGCGAAGGCCGGCGCATGGAGCCGGCCTGCTCCAGTTGCCACGGCGGGGAGGGGCAGGGCGAAAAGGTCGACACCCCCCGTCTCGCCGGCCAGAGCGCGGCCTATCTCGAAGCGACCCTGCTGGCCTACAAGAGCGGCCAGCGTGCCAACGACATCTACAGCCGCATGCGGCTGATCGCCGGAAAACTCAGCGATGCCGAGATCCGTCAACTGGCCGCTTACTATGCCAAACTGAAATAG
- a CDS encoding cupredoxin domain-containing protein: MQIRFPDKKWFHEKLAGLGGEMSQLEINELEWKWLVVSLAMIGLFVGAIVVTAVSHGIHPPSHVETIDSASLHLSQEFAEDRLGVQPTPLADGSLQVRLVAGRYGFYPREIEVPAGRRIVFRMASMDVLHGAHIPMTNMSTMIVPGYVSEVVSVFPKPGEYPMLCNEYCGLGHDHMWSKVTVVAQENWRAHATGGEQP, encoded by the coding sequence ATGCAAATACGTTTTCCAGACAAGAAATGGTTCCACGAAAAACTGGCCGGGCTGGGGGGAGAAATGTCCCAGCTGGAAATCAATGAGCTGGAATGGAAGTGGCTGGTCGTGTCCCTCGCCATGATCGGCCTGTTCGTCGGCGCGATCGTCGTCACCGCCGTCAGCCACGGGATACATCCCCCCAGCCATGTCGAAACCATCGATTCCGCCAGTCTGCATCTGAGCCAGGAGTTCGCCGAGGACAGGCTGGGCGTGCAGCCCACGCCGCTTGCCGACGGTTCCCTCCAGGTCCGGCTGGTGGCCGGCCGCTACGGCTTCTATCCCCGCGAGATCGAGGTGCCGGCCGGGCGCCGGATCGTTTTCCGCATGGCCAGCATGGACGTGCTGCACGGCGCCCACATCCCCATGACCAACATGAGCACCATGATCGTGCCGGGCTACGTGTCCGAGGTGGTCAGCGTTTTCCCCAAGCCGGGGGAATATCCCATGTTGTGCAACGAATACTGCGGCCTGGGCCATGACCACATGTGGAGCAAGGTGACCGTCGTCGCCCAGGAAAACTGGCGGGCGCACGCAACCGGAGGAGAGCAGCCATGA